A genomic segment from Peribacillus sp. ACCC06369 encodes:
- the adhP gene encoding alcohol dehydrogenase AdhP produces MKAAVVNEFNQKLEIKEVPIPELDYGEILVKIKACGVCHTDLHAVHGDWPVKPKLPLIPGHEGVGIIEKVAEGVTSLKVGDRVGIPWLYSACGDCEYCLTGRETLCLDQLNAGYSVDGGYAEYCKAPAKYVVKVPEGLDFAEVSPIFCAGVTTYKALKVSEAKPGDWVAVYGIGGLGHVALQYAKAMGFNVIAVDIQDDKLDLAAELGADFTVNGLKTDPVQAIKDKVGGVQAAISVAVTKKAFEQAYSSVKRGGTLVVVGLPNDELPIPIFDTVLNGVTVKGSIVGTRKDLQEAVQFAAEGKVRTNIETRKLDEINDVFSMMEKGEINGRIVLTLE; encoded by the coding sequence ATGAAGGCAGCGGTCGTCAATGAATTTAACCAAAAACTTGAGATAAAAGAAGTACCCATCCCGGAATTGGATTATGGTGAGATATTAGTGAAAATTAAAGCATGTGGCGTGTGTCATACCGATTTACATGCGGTACATGGCGATTGGCCGGTAAAGCCCAAGCTTCCGCTTATCCCAGGACATGAAGGTGTAGGCATCATAGAAAAGGTGGCAGAAGGCGTAACTTCCTTGAAGGTCGGTGACCGCGTTGGGATCCCATGGCTTTACTCGGCCTGTGGCGATTGTGAGTATTGTTTGACTGGAAGGGAAACGCTTTGCTTGGATCAATTGAATGCAGGCTACTCCGTGGACGGGGGGTATGCGGAATACTGTAAAGCACCTGCCAAATATGTGGTGAAGGTTCCTGAAGGGCTTGACTTTGCGGAAGTTTCACCGATTTTCTGTGCAGGCGTAACGACTTATAAAGCGCTTAAGGTATCAGAAGCAAAACCTGGTGATTGGGTAGCGGTTTATGGAATTGGCGGATTGGGACATGTTGCCCTTCAATACGCGAAAGCGATGGGCTTTAATGTCATTGCTGTCGATATTCAAGATGATAAGCTTGATCTGGCGGCGGAACTGGGGGCGGATTTCACGGTTAATGGGCTTAAGACTGATCCTGTACAAGCCATTAAGGATAAAGTTGGCGGTGTGCAGGCAGCCATTTCTGTAGCGGTTACGAAAAAAGCATTCGAACAGGCTTACAGTTCAGTCAAGAGGGGCGGGACACTGGTCGTAGTCGGATTGCCGAATGATGAACTTCCGATCCCGATTTTTGATACGGTACTAAATGGGGTAACTGTAAAAGGGTCAATCGTCGGGACGAGAAAAGATTTACAGGAAGCCGTTCAATTTGCGGCTGAGGGTAAAGTCAGAACGAATATAGAGACGAGGAAGCTTGATGAAATCAATGATGTGTTTTCAATGATGGAAAAGGGAGAAATCAATGGACGCATCGTATTGACGCTAGAATAG
- a CDS encoding sigma-54 dependent transcriptional regulator: protein MINLLVVDDEKEVGTFLSRLFTMKGYLVQVVNSGKDFHEIDWNQQRFDVAMIDLKLPDCDGLSLLQHLKQLQPRCKVLIMTGYSTVKTAVDAMKLGASDYMEKPFVDIEVLEKQIDNLLNENEDLNQHFIHKLAEESGLIVGESTLMKSLIETAFKVAQKSVNVLIEGETGSGKEVLSRFIHIASPRNHEPFIGINCGAISESLLESELFGHEKGAFTGATQLRKGFFEIAGNGTLFLDEIADASPAIQVKLLRVLETREFMRVGSSGTLRTNARLVAASNENLQQAVDKNKFREDLFYRLNVVTLDIPPLRNRKEDIPLLVRHLIERNGHGDISFSNEAIEKLQQYNWPGNIRELSNVVMRTLTLADHKSEITANDISLSNSQVTPKKKERPNEIQTTENLLEEWRKKLVADFNEKDELMLEEILTEIKQLQSTIGKELVMQALQKTYGNRNEAAKRLQISIRKLRYILNEKNQT from the coding sequence TTGATCAATTTACTTGTGGTAGACGATGAGAAAGAAGTTGGGACTTTTCTATCCCGCCTTTTTACGATGAAAGGTTACCTCGTACAAGTTGTGAATAGCGGAAAGGATTTTCATGAAATCGATTGGAATCAGCAGCGTTTTGATGTAGCAATGATAGACCTGAAGCTTCCGGATTGTGATGGCCTTTCCCTTCTGCAACATCTAAAACAACTACAGCCGCGTTGCAAGGTACTGATCATGACCGGATACAGCACCGTCAAGACCGCTGTTGATGCAATGAAACTTGGCGCGAGTGATTATATGGAAAAACCCTTTGTGGATATTGAAGTATTGGAAAAGCAAATTGACAACCTATTGAATGAAAATGAAGATTTGAATCAACATTTCATCCATAAGCTAGCCGAGGAATCAGGATTGATTGTCGGTGAAAGTACTTTAATGAAGAGTTTGATTGAAACGGCATTCAAGGTTGCCCAAAAATCAGTCAATGTATTAATTGAAGGAGAAACCGGCAGCGGCAAAGAAGTGCTTTCACGTTTCATCCACATAGCCAGCCCCCGAAACCATGAACCTTTTATCGGCATCAATTGTGGAGCGATCTCTGAATCCCTGCTTGAAAGCGAATTATTCGGCCATGAAAAGGGGGCTTTCACCGGAGCTACCCAGTTGCGAAAGGGTTTTTTCGAAATTGCAGGGAATGGTACGCTTTTCCTTGATGAAATTGCGGATGCGAGTCCCGCCATTCAAGTCAAATTGCTACGAGTGTTGGAAACACGGGAATTCATGCGGGTTGGCAGCAGCGGGACATTACGGACGAACGCCCGGTTAGTGGCGGCCTCCAATGAAAACCTGCAACAGGCAGTGGACAAAAATAAATTCCGGGAAGACCTATTTTACCGACTGAACGTCGTGACTCTGGATATCCCGCCTTTGCGCAACCGAAAAGAGGATATTCCCTTGCTTGTCCGTCACTTGATTGAGAGAAATGGTCATGGAGATATCTCTTTTTCCAATGAAGCCATTGAAAAATTACAACAATACAACTGGCCAGGCAACATACGCGAACTATCTAATGTGGTCATGCGCACGCTAACTCTTGCAGACCATAAGTCTGAAATAACAGCCAATGATATCTCGCTATCTAACAGCCAGGTCACTCCGAAGAAGAAGGAGCGTCCGAATGAGATTCAGACAACTGAAAACCTTCTTGAAGAGTGGCGAAAAAAGCTGGTGGCCGACTTTAATGAGAAAGATGAACTGATGCTAGAAGAAATCCTTACGGAAATCAAACAGCTTCAATCCACAATTGGAAAGGAACTCGTCATGCAGGCACTGCAAAAAACCTACGGCAACCGGAATGAAGCAGCCAAACGCTTGCAAATATCCATAAGGAAATTACGCTATATATTAAATGAGAAGAACCAGACATAA
- a CDS encoding sensor histidine kinase encodes MNKLELIDLMTGVKSSKKTYYTELKKTVDQLKKKNMQLEIMNDITKNMNMDIDIQEILRNVIAKLKQLITFDDSHFVILYEEEPALLHICPNGHCELELEIDSNNPLHPFQGFSSALKDKQPIQVEVKRLPDFPEKERLLSLEIEALLLVPLYGKSKKIGIWTFGRKNKKTWHKDELDFLEQLSNQLALTLENAQLYKEVLHSKQEWEDTFKAVEDMIIVFDHKGTVYQSNDSARDFSDLVPLIEKSQNLIQYTFSFNKPGFQEILLQHDTILEMHAYPIQNEEHQVYGVIAYYKNVTERRQMEVQLLHAGKLGAIGEMAAGIAHELNSPLTAILGNSQILLRKTPQDNLDYMLLNDIKICGDRCRQIVKSLLTFSRQDEYRFNYYSINEAIHQVLNLLKFQLGKKQISLHLSLQEDLPFIKGSQPQIEQIIINLLLNAKDALDESSPSEKSISITTYSEDKFMVVQVTDNGTGIEKERLPFIFHPFHTTKDREKGTGLGLSVSLGIAKDHGGKIDVLSKSGQGSTFFLRLPLQAEEERR; translated from the coding sequence ATGAACAAACTTGAATTGATAGATTTAATGACAGGTGTAAAATCTTCAAAAAAAACGTATTACACGGAACTTAAGAAAACTGTGGATCAGCTGAAGAAGAAGAATATGCAGCTCGAAATTATGAATGACATCACTAAAAATATGAATATGGACATCGACATCCAAGAGATTCTCCGAAATGTTATTGCAAAGCTCAAGCAGCTAATTACCTTCGATGACAGTCACTTTGTCATATTGTATGAGGAAGAACCTGCCCTGCTTCACATCTGCCCCAATGGTCACTGCGAACTTGAACTTGAAATTGATTCCAATAACCCGTTACACCCATTTCAGGGTTTCTCGTCTGCTCTGAAAGATAAGCAGCCCATTCAGGTGGAAGTTAAACGGTTACCGGACTTCCCAGAAAAAGAACGACTATTATCCCTTGAGATCGAAGCACTTCTATTGGTTCCTTTGTACGGAAAAAGTAAAAAAATCGGAATATGGACTTTCGGCAGGAAGAATAAGAAAACATGGCATAAAGATGAACTGGATTTTCTTGAGCAACTATCAAATCAGCTTGCACTAACTTTGGAGAATGCCCAGCTTTATAAGGAAGTCCTTCATTCCAAGCAGGAGTGGGAGGATACGTTCAAGGCAGTTGAAGATATGATTATCGTTTTTGATCACAAAGGAACCGTCTATCAATCCAATGATTCTGCAAGGGACTTTTCCGACCTGGTTCCTTTAATTGAAAAATCTCAAAATCTGATTCAATATACCTTTTCATTCAATAAGCCAGGATTTCAAGAAATTCTCCTTCAGCATGATACCATCTTGGAAATGCATGCCTACCCGATTCAGAATGAGGAGCATCAAGTCTATGGGGTCATTGCTTATTATAAAAATGTCACCGAAAGAAGACAGATGGAGGTCCAGCTATTGCATGCCGGTAAACTTGGGGCGATCGGTGAAATGGCAGCAGGGATTGCCCATGAATTGAATAGCCCCTTAACGGCCATTCTTGGTAACTCCCAGATTTTATTACGGAAAACTCCCCAGGACAATCTGGACTATATGCTTTTGAACGATATTAAGATTTGTGGGGACCGATGCAGGCAAATAGTGAAAAGCCTGCTTACCTTTTCGAGGCAGGATGAGTATAGATTCAACTATTACTCTATTAACGAAGCCATTCATCAGGTTCTGAACCTTTTGAAGTTTCAACTGGGGAAGAAGCAAATTTCCCTTCATCTTTCCCTTCAGGAAGACCTTCCCTTCATAAAGGGCAGCCAACCTCAAATAGAACAGATCATCATCAACTTGTTATTGAATGCCAAGGACGCATTGGATGAGTCCTCTCCATCGGAAAAATCGATTTCAATCACTACCTATTCAGAAGACAAGTTCATGGTGGTACAGGTGACTGATAATGGAACGGGGATTGAAAAAGAACGCCTGCCCTTCATATTCCATCCCTTTCATACAACTAAAGACCGTGAAAAAGGTACAGGTTTGGGGCTGTCCGTAAGCCTTGGAATCGCCAAAGACCATGGTGGCAAGATCGACGTTTTGAGTAAATCAGGACAAGGAAGCACTTTTTTCCTGAGGCTTCCCTTGCAAGCAGAAGAGGAAAGGCGATGA
- a CDS encoding iron-containing alcohol dehydrogenase has product MSITKFVMPEVIFGKGSIEQAGEACLRLGAKKALIVSDSGVANAGWLDKVIKSCQDAGLAFATFIDMTTNPKDREIEAGCLTFNEQECDAIIGLGGGSALDVAKGVALLATNGGIISDYEGVDKVHSPLPPMVMIMTTAGSGSEVSQFSVIVDSFREKKMTIISKSLVPDIAIVDPGTLTTLGPDLTAATGMDVLTHAIESYVSIAATPLTDVQAKNALSIVSRHLRPSVASRHNEEAKKAMAMASLQAGLAFSNAILGAAHAISHAIGGKYLLPHGEINAILLPHVMEFNRIASPSRFSEIADIMGIDTRALTEQQAGMAAIHFVRELSQDIGAPKSLSDVGITKEMIDPIGMTALEDACMITNPRDMSLEQINHLLLTAL; this is encoded by the coding sequence ATGTCGATAACTAAATTTGTGATGCCGGAAGTGATTTTTGGAAAAGGTTCGATTGAACAAGCCGGTGAGGCCTGCTTGCGGTTGGGTGCCAAAAAGGCGCTTATAGTCAGCGACTCTGGTGTGGCCAATGCTGGCTGGTTAGATAAAGTCATTAAATCCTGCCAAGATGCTGGTCTTGCTTTTGCTACCTTCATTGATATGACGACCAACCCGAAAGACAGGGAGATTGAAGCCGGCTGTTTGACATTTAATGAACAAGAATGCGATGCCATCATTGGTTTAGGAGGAGGCAGTGCTTTGGATGTCGCCAAAGGGGTAGCCCTTTTAGCTACGAATGGCGGCATCATCAGTGATTATGAAGGCGTTGATAAAGTCCACTCCCCCCTCCCACCCATGGTGATGATCATGACTACGGCCGGATCGGGATCAGAGGTCTCCCAGTTTTCGGTGATTGTCGATTCATTCCGCGAGAAAAAAATGACGATCATTTCAAAATCACTCGTCCCTGATATTGCAATAGTCGATCCCGGTACCTTAACCACCTTGGGTCCGGATTTGACCGCGGCTACGGGAATGGATGTTTTAACCCACGCCATTGAATCCTACGTTTCAATCGCTGCCACACCATTGACAGATGTCCAAGCTAAAAATGCGCTTTCCATCGTTTCCCGTCACTTACGCCCCTCTGTTGCATCCAGGCATAATGAGGAAGCAAAAAAAGCGATGGCGATGGCAAGCCTGCAGGCAGGACTAGCTTTTTCCAATGCCATTTTGGGAGCGGCCCATGCCATTTCACATGCCATCGGCGGCAAGTACCTCCTTCCGCATGGTGAAATCAATGCGATACTCCTTCCCCATGTTATGGAGTTCAATCGAATTGCCTCACCAAGTCGATTCAGTGAGATTGCAGACATCATGGGCATCGATACACGTGCATTGACCGAGCAGCAAGCTGGAATGGCGGCCATTCACTTCGTAAGGGAATTATCCCAGGATATAGGGGCTCCCAAGAGTTTAAGTGATGTCGGCATTACAAAGGAAATGATAGATCCCATAGGGATGACTGCCCTTGAGGATGCCTGCATGATCACAAATCCTCGTGATATGTCATTAGAACAGATTAATCATCTGCTTCTTACAGCCCTATAA
- a CDS encoding M28 family peptidase produces MKKQFLSITLIAALTLGTTTALATPHSSQVQQAPSTDKKVVKKIDVDKIYKNIEYLSQTPRVAGTDSEYKAVQFIKKQFNSYGYEADIEEFNFLSYTDPNLVKLSVAGFDGEIQANHLTYSVNGNLSGEVVYAGLGTKEELEETDVKGKIALIQRGSLTFAEKVLNAAEKGAAGVILFNNADGELNGTLGGANDKYIPSVTITKKDGEALLEKLNAGAKLTASLKIEGAYSGEKTSYNVVATKKATKNIKAKKSDIIYITGHHDSVAGAPGANDDASGTSVTLELARVLKNLPTDTEIRFVTFGAEENGLLGSQHYVDNLSDDDIKRTLANFNLDMVGSREAGDLVILTNDGEMNLVTELAQTSSARLNGEPTPYGQGGRSDHVSFAEAGIPAALFIHSPSEPWYHTPDDTIDKISKEKLQDVAEIVGTAVYDQAKIEPEKPDLNHKKGKKVKVPHLFDEKEFK; encoded by the coding sequence ATGAAAAAACAATTTCTATCGATAACATTAATCGCAGCATTGACACTCGGGACAACTACCGCTTTAGCGACGCCGCATTCATCACAGGTGCAACAGGCGCCATCCACGGACAAGAAAGTCGTTAAGAAAATTGATGTCGACAAAATCTACAAGAATATTGAATACCTCTCACAAACACCTCGGGTGGCCGGTACGGATTCTGAGTATAAGGCCGTCCAATTCATCAAAAAGCAATTCAATTCTTATGGCTATGAAGCCGACATCGAAGAGTTCAATTTTTTATCTTATACAGACCCAAATCTGGTCAAACTGTCCGTTGCTGGATTTGATGGGGAAATCCAAGCGAACCATCTAACCTATTCAGTTAATGGGAATTTATCCGGTGAAGTGGTATACGCCGGTTTAGGAACGAAAGAAGAACTTGAGGAAACCGATGTTAAAGGGAAGATTGCCCTTATACAAAGAGGCAGCCTCACTTTTGCAGAGAAAGTATTGAATGCAGCAGAAAAAGGGGCAGCGGGAGTCATCCTGTTCAATAATGCCGATGGGGAATTAAACGGGACACTCGGAGGGGCTAATGACAAGTATATTCCATCTGTCACGATAACCAAAAAGGATGGAGAAGCCCTGCTGGAGAAATTAAATGCTGGAGCTAAATTGACAGCATCATTAAAAATTGAAGGAGCTTATTCCGGAGAGAAAACCTCTTATAATGTAGTGGCAACGAAAAAAGCAACCAAGAACATAAAAGCAAAAAAGAGCGATATCATTTATATTACTGGACATCATGATTCCGTCGCTGGAGCACCCGGAGCGAATGATGATGCATCAGGAACATCCGTCACCCTTGAACTTGCACGTGTGCTGAAGAATCTTCCTACAGATACGGAAATTCGCTTCGTCACCTTTGGGGCTGAGGAAAATGGACTTCTAGGTTCACAGCATTATGTGGACAATCTCTCTGATGATGATATCAAGCGGACGCTTGCCAACTTCAATCTGGATATGGTAGGAAGCCGGGAAGCAGGAGATTTGGTCATTTTAACTAATGATGGAGAAATGAATCTTGTAACCGAGCTGGCTCAGACATCAAGTGCAAGACTGAATGGCGAGCCGACTCCATATGGACAAGGCGGTAGAAGTGACCATGTATCTTTCGCAGAGGCTGGGATTCCCGCTGCATTATTCATCCATAGTCCATCAGAACCTTGGTATCATACTCCTGATGATACCATTGATAAAATCTCAAAAGAAAAGCTTCAAGATGTTGCTGAAATTGTCGGCACCGCTGTCTATGACCAAGCTAAAATCGAACCTGAAAAACCTGATCTCAATCATAAAAAAGGGAAAAAGGTGAAAGTTCCGCATTTATTTGACGAAAAGGAATTTAAATAA